From the Planctomycetaceae bacterium genome, the window GACTTTTCCGGGCCCATCAACGTCGTGCGTAAGGCGACGCTGGGCGAGATCAGCTTTGTGGACCTCGGCGCCGACGGCAACACGTCCGCCAGTGTCGCCGCGGCTAAGGAGAAGATCATGGACGAAGTTACGAGCACCAGCACTGCGACTCCCACGGGCGAACAGGGCAAGGAAGCCCAGCCCTCTACTGTCCAGGCGGCTGTCGGCACGGACGCCGGCGCGCCTGGCATTGTCGCGGCGGATCCCGTCGCCGACATCCGAGCCAAGGCCGTCGTCGAGCAGGAGCGGATCATCGCTATCCGCGATGTCTGCGGCGAGAAGTTCCCCGAGATTGCCGCCAAGGCCATCAAGGAGGGTTGGGACGTGACCAAGACGGAACTGGAAGTGCTCCGTGCGCAGCGCCCCAAGGCCCCGGCCGCCCATATCCCCGACAGCACCATGTCCGGCAGCGTGCTGGAAGCGGCCTGCATGCTCACTGGCGGAATGAAGGGTGATGCCATGGTCAGCAGCTATGGCGAGAAGGCCGTGGAAGCTGCCGAAAAACGATTCCATCGCGGCATCGGCCTGCAGGAGCTTCTGCTGGAGGCGGCCTGGGCCAATGGCTACGACGGCCGCAACTTCCGCGACAGCCGGGCCGTGCTGCGGTTCGCCTTTGGCCTGGGCATCCAAGCTCAGGGCTATAGCACCATCGATATCAGCGGCATCCTCAGTAACGTCGCCAACAAGTTCCTGCTGGAGGGGTTCTTCAGCGTCGAGCGCACCTGGCGGAACATCTGCGCCATCCGCAACGTCAGCGACTTCAAGACCATCACCAGTTACCGCCTGATCGGCAACGATCAGTACCAGGTCGTGGCCCCCGGCGGCGAGCTCATGCACGGCACCCTGGGCAACGAGTCCTACAGCAACAAAGCCGACACCTACGGCCTGATGCTGTCCGTCGATCGGCGCGACATCATCAATGATGACCTGGGCGCCATCACCACGCTGCCCCGCAAGTTCGGCCGCGGCAGCGGGCTGAAGATCAATGATATCTTCTGGACCATCTTCCTGGCCAATAGCGCCTTCTTCACCGCCGGCAACAAGAACTACGTCACCGGCGCCGACACGGTGCTGGGCATCGACGGCCTGAGCAAGGTCGAGAAGGCCTTCGCTGACCAGACCGACAGCGACGGCAAGCCCATCGGCATCCAGCCGGCGATCATGCTGGTGCCCACGGCGCTGAGCGCCATGGCGACCATGCTGTACAAGAGCCTGGAGATCCGCGACACCACCGCCAGCACGAAGTACCCGGTGGCCAATCCCCACCAGAACAAGTTCCGCGCCGAAGTCAGCCGCTACCTGTCCAACGCCAGCTACAGCGGCAACAGCGAGAAGGCCTGGTATCTGCTGGCCGATCCGCAGGACCTGCCGGTGATCGAGGTGGCGTTCCTCAACGGCCAGGAATCGCCCACCATCGAGACGGCCGATGCGGACTTCAACGTCCTGGGCATCCAGATGCGCGGGTATCACGATTTTGGCTGTGCCCTGCAGGATCCCCGCGGCGGCGCCAAGAGCAAGGGCGAGGCTTAAACGGTTGCTTCTTCTTCGTCGGAAGGGCTTGTCGGCAGGCGTTGTAGCCGACCCCAAGGGAGCCTAATGAACCTTGCGTTACAGACAAGGCATTCGCGATGAGCACCGAGCACAGAGCGGCCCTTGTATTCCGTGGAGCCGTAAGTACCGGTAGCTCCAAGCGCACGAGAACCACACTCCGGGCAACGCCATTGCCAAAAGGCACAAAAAAATGAAATCGCAACACCGATTGCAAGCAGAAGCGCAACGGAACCAAGCACGACGATAACGATGATGCTCAAAACCAATTTCATAAAAGAGATTTTACACAGGAGACAAACCTATGGCACGGGCGACTTTTGTACAGGACGGCAACTCGGTTGACTACACGCCGGGCTCTGCTGTGGCCGCCGGCGACGTGATCGTTCAGGGCACCCTGGTCGGCATTGCCCGCACTCCCATCGCGGCCAGCATCCTGGGCAGCCTGGCTGTCCGGGGCATCTTTGATGTCGTCAAGGCGGCGGTCGAGATCGCTGCCGGCGCGGCTGTCTACTGGGACGCTGACGGCGATCCCGTGGGCGGCACGGCCGGCACCGGCGCCGCGACTACCACGCGCACCGGCAACACCTTCATGGGCTTTGCCGTCGCGGCCGCTGCCGACACGGCTGCCACAGTCCGCGCCGATCTGCGCAGCGTCGAAGCCGCCGCGGCTGAGACGCTGGGCCTGGGCGATCTGTCCGATGTCGGCCCCGTCAGCTACACCGCCGGCAAGGTGCTCGTTGCTGATGGCAACAGCCTGGAGACGGTTGCCGTCTCGGGCAACGCCACCCTGGCCGCCACTGGCGCCCTGACTGTCACCGGCGCGGCCGTCGGCGACACCAAGGAGATCACCTTTGGCACCAGCAAGCTCGTGCGCAGCGGCAACAACGTCATCGCCACGCTGCCGACGGTTGATCCGGCCGTCGCCGGAGCGTTGTGGGTCGATGGCGTTGCGGTGAAGGTCTCGGCCGGCGAGTAATCGGTAATGGCTGACATGCTGGAACAGGCTGTGAATTGGCTCAATGAAGTGCGCGGCCAGCACCTGTCCCGCCAGGTCAGCTACAGCCGCGGCGGCCAGTCGGTACAGGTCGCCGCCACGCTGGGCAGCACTCGCTACGACGTGGTTGACGACACCGGCGCGGTGATGCAGGCGCGAGCGACGGACTTCATCGTCTCGGCCGCGGACCTGATCCTGGGCGATGCCCAGATCACGCCCCGGCCGGGCGACCGGATCAGCCTGGATGGCAAAGTCTTCGAGGTGCTGGCCCTGGCCGGCGGCAGTCATTACCGCTGGTGCGATCCGGCCGGGGCAATGCTGCGGATTCACAGCAAGCAGGTGGAGTAGCACGTGAACGACTTCATCACACAACCGATCGTGCAGTACGGGTTCCTGGGCTTCTCGGCAGTTCTGCTGGGCCTTGTGATCTGGCTGATCCAGAAGCTCCTGGGCGTACTGGAGGCCAATAACTCCATTATCACAGCCAACACCGAAGCCGTGCGCGACCTGGCGGCGATGACCGCCGATCTGCTCAAGCTCAATCGCTCGCTCCATGACAAGATCATCTCGCGGCCGTGCATCGCGCGACGGGAGGTCTGCGATGGCCAATAAGAAGGTATGGCTGCGGGCGGCGGACGTGATGATCGACGAGCAGACCGGTGCGATCCTGGTCCAGATCGGCGGTAGCGTTGCCATTGATCCCCAAGCCATGATCGACGGCCTTGGCGCGGGCAAGACCCTCGCTGATCTCAATGCCACCCTGGCGAATCTCTCGCGGATCCCGGCCCTGGGGCAGGCCCTGGCAGCCGCCTCCGTTCCGGTGGTGTTGACGGCGGCGCAACTGGCCGGCCTCACCTCCAACATGCCCAGCGGCGTCAGCACTCCGCTTGCGGCCCTGGCAACAACCAACGCCTGGGACGCCAATGGCGAGTTGGCCATCCCCGCCGGCTCGCTGTTCCTGCATCTGTACCTGACCGAAGATATGTTCCTGGTCGCCAGCACCTCTGCGGACGAACCCGCCGGCGGCGCGGACGGGGCCTTCTATCCCAAGGGCCAGGTGCATCTGATACCGTGCCGGGGCCAGACCAAGCTGCACAACAAGAACGCCACCGCCGCCGCGGGCACGATCTACGCCACGGCCTTTCTGGCGGAGGGAGCGTAGCCCATGAGCGCCCGGAAAACCGACCTCTACAAGCTGCTGGCCCGCCCGCCCAAAAACGTGCAGGCCGAACTGCAGGCGGCATGGGATGCCCTCGTGGCTGCCTTTGGTGCGCTGCCCAAGGCCAAGCGCAAGAAGGTCCAGCAGGAGATGGATGACGATCTGATCGCCAGCCTCCCGCCCCCGTGGCGCGTTCGCATTGCCGCAGCCCTTACCGCCAAGCGTGAGAAGGAGTATGCCTGATGAGCACCTTCACCTGGCGGGGCAATGACAATCGCTGGAGCTACGCCGGCAACTGGATTGAGAATCAGGTGCCGCCGGACGGCTCTGACGTGGTGATCGATGCCGGCAACGTCATCGTCACGTGGCCTGCCCTGGCCCCGACGGCTCCAGTCACGCTCAAGAGCCTGACCATCAACCTGAGCGACCGCGCCGGGGCCGCTCAATTGATGAACAATGGCTTCCCCAATGGAGCGATCTCCGTCGCTGAATCGTTCACGCTTACCAATGCTGTCGGCGCCCGGCAGGATATCACCCTGGGCACCTACGATGGTGCGAAGATTCAACTCCTCGACGGCTGTGTCGCCAGTGTCGTTCTGGACTGCTCGTTGAACACGGCGGCCCTCTTTATGAACGTCAACAGCGGCGCCTTCCTGGAGATGACCGAACAGGTGCCCGGCGTCGTCGGCGTTGGCGGGCTTTATCTTGCGGATGAGGTAGCCCACCAGGGCACCATCACCTGCCATTCCCTTGGGAACATCAGCTTTCCGCAGGTGCTGGGAGAGGGGTGCATCCTCAATATGCATGGCCCTGCCGCGATCTGGGCGGGATTCCAGGTCGATGGCCAGGCCACGGTCAATCTGTTTGATGAGTCCACGATTCTGGGCATGAGCGTCAACTCGCACTTCACGATCAACGCCAGGCAGGGAGTCTCCCTGACATACTGCGCCGTGAATGAAGATTTTATCATCAACGCCGAGGGGCCGGTGCTGATTGCGGGGGCGACTGGGGCCGCGGGCAAGGCTATCGGCGTCAATATTCTCTCGCCGCAGGCCGAGTGCCTCCAGATGGAAATCGCCGACGTGGCCGTGAATGTCCTGGGCCGCTATGCCCGCGGCATGTCAGGCACGATGGCCAGGTGCTGACCCAATGGCAACGATCATCGACATTGCGGATGCGGTTGCAGCGGCGTTGAACGCCCACACGTTCAGCGCGCCGCTGACTGCCCGCCGCTCGTATCGGCCGGTCTTTGATCTCAAGGAAATGAAGACCCTGCACGTGACGATCGTGCCCAAGGGCGCGGAGATGACCGCCGCTGGCCGCGGGCTGGAGCAGACCGACGTGCAGATCGACGTGGCGGTGCAGAAGAAGCTCTCGGCCGATACCGCCGCCGAGACCGGCGAGATCGATGCCCTGATGGGCCTGGTCGAGCAGATCGCGGCCGTGATCCGCCAGAAGCGCCGCTTCGCGCTGCATGGCGGCGGCGATGCGGTGTGGATCAAGACAGACAACGTGCCCATCTTCTCCCAGGAGCACCTGGGCGAAATGCGGCAGTTCACCAGCGTCCTGACGCTGACGTTGCGGGTGATTGGATGAGTGCTGAGCGAGCAAAGCGAGTCGAAGCATGATCGGCATGGACATTAAACAAGCCAAGGCAATGTTCTTTGACCCCAAGAAGGTCATCGACGCTGCCGAGCGGGCGACGCAGAAGGTGCTGTCGAAGTTCGGCGCCTTCGTGCGCCAGACGGCGCGGGGCAGCATTCGCTCGGGCAAGAAGCCTGCCGCGCCGGGCCGGCCGCCGCACTCGCACACCGGGCTGCTCAAGCGGTTCATCTTCTTTGGCTATGACCGCCAGAGAAAGAGCGTCGTTATCGGCCCGGCCAAGCTCAATGCTCGGTCCAGTGACACGGCCCCTGAAGCCTTGGAGTACGGCGGCGACACGAAGGTCATCGCCGGCTCGCGCCGCCGCGGGCGGGTCGTGAAGAAAGTGTCTATCGAAAGCCGGCCCTTCATGGGACCGGCATTTGCCAAGGAACAGCCCAAGCTGCCCGCCATGTGGCGAGACAGCGTGAAGTAGGAGTATCCCCATGGGAAAAATCACAGGCGCCGACTGCAAACTCTATCACAACACCGGCACGCATGCAGTGCCGGTCTGGGACGAGGTGCCCAACGTCAAGGATCTGAACCTGACGCTGGAGAAGCCCGAGATCGACATGTCCACCCGCGGCAACGGCGGCTTCAAGGCCACCGGCGTGGGGCTCAAGGACGCCACGGTCGAGTTCGAGATGCTCTGGGACACCGCCGACACGGACTTCACCGCCTTCCAGACCGCATGGAACGCCGGCACGCCCATCGAGCTGGCGGTGATGGACGGCGATATCACCGTGCCGGGCCATCACGGGCTGTGGGCGACGATGAACGTGCTGAAGTTCAGCCGCAAGGAGCCCCTGGAGGGGCCGGTGGCTGTGGATGTCTCGCTCAAGCCCGCCCCGGCGGCTGTCACCCCCGAGTGGTACGTCGTGCCCGCGCCCGAGCCTGAGGAGTAGTCGCATGCGAATGTTCAAGGATACCGAGAACCGCACCTGGCAGGTGGCCGTGAACGTCGGCTCCATCAAGCGCGTGCGTGACGTGCTGGGAATCAATCTCCTGGAGATGATCGAGTCCAAGGAAATGCAGGCCCTGATCACCGACCCGATGCAGGTGGTGGACATCCTCTACGTCATGTGCGGCGAGCAGATCGAAAGCCGCAGCCTGTCCGCCGAGCAGTTCTACGCCGGCCTCGTCGGCGACGTGCTGGGCGACGCTGCCGACGCGCTGCTGGAGGATCTGGTGGATTTTTTCCCGCGGGGCCGCCGCGAGCTGCTGCGCAAGGCGGCCGGCAAGTGCAGGACGCTGGTGGACCGTGTCCTGGCGGCGGCGACAGCGAGGCTGGACAGCGGCCAGATCGAGACGGAACTGGAGAGCCTCTTGCGACAAGAGTATGGGCCAACGTCTGGCACTACGCCGGCGTCCTCGGAGTCGATCCCCGCCCCCTGACGCTGCGGGAGCTGGACCTGATGGTGCAGGGCCGCCTGCGCAGCACTTGGGCGCAGACGAGCCTGCTGGCGGCGCTGATTGCCAACACGGTGCGGGATGAAAAGAAGCACCCCGAGCCGTTCGTGCCGGCCGAGTTTGATCCGTATGCAGATAGCCCCCGGCCGCAAAAGCGCGGCACGCCGATCACGGCGGACAATATCGAGATTCTGAAAGTATTCGTTAGCGGCCAAACGCCGCAGAAAGGACGCCGAACATGAACGGATGCATGAAGATCGTTTTGGTCGTGCTGCTGGTGCTGGTGCTGAATAGCGCCGGCTGCGGGAATGTCTACCTCCACGGCGAGGCGGCCACGGCCGTCGAGACCTCGGCGATGGACAGCTACCTGGCCACTCAGAAGGCCGCCGCCGATCCGGCCGTGCCCGATTGGTCGAAGGCTTACTTCGAGGAGAACTTCCGCCAGTGGCGATCGTTCGCGCGATCGGCTCGCCGCGATACCAACTGGGGTCCCAAGCTCCCCAGTGAAGTCGCCGCACAGGCCCCGGCTGCCGGGGGTGCCCAATGACGGACACCTCTGACCGCATCCAGGCGATCCTGGACAAGATCCCGCCCGAGCAGAAGCAGTTGGCTGCTGATCTGCTGGCCCAGTACGGCAGCAAGCTGCTGTCGATGGCCCGCGAGGATGCATGGGCCTACCTGCGCCGGCTGGGGGCGGGCGACCTGCAGGCCGCGGCCGAACTCGATGCGCAGCTCAGCGACGCGGAGTTCATCGCCCGCATCAAGACCAACACGGCCCGCTGGGAGAGCGTCGAGCGGTACAACCAGGTCCGCGAAGACATGAAGACGGATTTTCTGCTGCGGCTGGCGCCGGCGATGGCGTCGATGCTTGCAGCCATGGTGGGTCTTTAACGCAAAGGAATGCGACATGAACATCAGCAAGATTCGCGAGTTCTTGAAGGGCAAGAAGGCTTACATCACCGCCGCCATCGGGTTGCTGGGCGCCCTGGCTGCCTGGGCGGATGGCCAGATCGACATTCTGGCACTGCTGGCGGCGATCTGGGCGGCGGCACAGACGTGCTTCATCCGGGCGGGCATTGCCAATGAGGTACAGAAGACGTAGCTGTGTACGACCCAGAAACTACCAGAATCGCCACCACGGCTTCTTGGCATTGGCCGCCTCGACGAGAGTCTTCTCGGGATAGTAGCGTACCTGGCCTGTTTCATCGACCGTCAGTTGGCGATTGCGCCCAAACTGTGTGGCGCCGGCTGCCCGGTTCCAGGCTTGCACAAATGCATCGCGATCCTTCCACCGGCTGAGACAGGTACGATGCACGACAGAGTCGTCAAGAGGCTGGATGAGCGGGTCATAGGAGCCTAGGAAAGTGAAGCCAATGATATCGTCACTCTCCGACACGACACAGCCGCATAGCGGGCATTTTGTGCTATCTGGTTCGAAAAGAGCCATTGGATGATTCTCCGAATCGGCCAGGTGAATGTAGCAGATGCCTTCGCGCCATTCAATCAATCCGGGACAAGAGTCTGGCCAGAAGGCAAAAAAAAGACCGGCCCATCAGTGACAGGCCGGTCGGGTGTCCGGTAGGCGGGGGGGGACCTCCGGACAGGTTTCAATGTACCACGCTGCTCCCCAGCGTCAATAGGAATTAGCGGGCAAGAATGGCTGACACCAAAGGCATCCGGGCCGGGCGGGCGTATGTCGAACTCTTCGCCGATGGGACGAAGTTGGCGGCCGGGCTGCGCGCCGCGGCGGCCAAGCTCAAGGCCTTCGGGGCGGCCGTCTCGGGACTGGGTATAAAGATGATGGCCGTCGGCGGGGCCTTGGCGGCTCCCTTTATTGCCGGGGCAAGGGCCTTCGCATCGTTCGACGATCAGATGCGCATGGTCTCGACGATGCTCGATGATGCCGATGCGCACATGGCCGCATTCCGCGATGGCGTGCGGCGGCTGGCGGTCGAGTTCGGCGAAAGCACCGCCGTGCTGTCCAAGGGCCTCTATGACCTGCTGTCGGCGTCTGTCGATCCCGCCCAGGCCCTGGACGTGCTGAAGGTGGCGACGAAGGCGGCCAAAGCCGGGATGACGGACACGTCCGTTGCGGTCGATGGCCTTACCAGTGTCCTCAATGCCTTCCAGATGTCGGCGGACAGGGCCGGCCACGTAGCCGACGTT encodes:
- a CDS encoding DUF2190 family protein translates to MARATFVQDGNSVDYTPGSAVAAGDVIVQGTLVGIARTPIAASILGSLAVRGIFDVVKAAVEIAAGAAVYWDADGDPVGGTAGTGAATTTRTGNTFMGFAVAAAADTAATVRADLRSVEAAAAETLGLGDLSDVGPVSYTAGKVLVADGNSLETVAVSGNATLAATGALTVTGAAVGDTKEITFGTSKLVRSGNNVIATLPTVDPAVAGALWVDGVAVKVSAGE